In Sandaracinaceae bacterium, one DNA window encodes the following:
- a CDS encoding histidine--tRNA ligase has product MSTLRSVKGMNDILPDEVTAWRHLEETFRAIATAHGYGEVRTPIVEPNALFVRSIGDTTDIVEKEMYTFEDQGEKLLSLRPEGTASAVRAFVQHSVHAQSPITKWFYIGPMYRRERPAKGRLRQFHQMGMEVYGDPGPFVDAEMIDMAVSFLAALGIVEVEVLVNSLGGANSRAAFREALLTFLEPKRTELCADCQRRMEKNPLRVLDCKVPTCAAIAAGAPSLLDYLDEADQEHFAGLKGALDALGTPYRVDPSVVRGLDYYTRTIFEVKGLGGDLGAQNTLLGGGRYDGMVKSMGGPDVPALGLGIGIERLLLAMPEKPSAQAPDAFIVALRPEQRTAALLLGKQLRAAGLRVENDLRGQSLKSQMRRSDSLGSRFALVLGESEVAAGTVQVKDLRASTQVELPVGEVAAAIQAALRG; this is encoded by the coding sequence ATGAGTACGCTGCGCTCGGTCAAAGGCATGAACGACATCCTCCCCGATGAGGTCACCGCGTGGCGGCACCTCGAGGAGACGTTCCGCGCCATCGCCACCGCGCACGGCTATGGCGAGGTGCGCACGCCCATCGTGGAGCCCAACGCGCTGTTCGTGCGCTCCATCGGCGACACCACCGACATCGTCGAGAAGGAGATGTACACCTTCGAGGACCAGGGCGAGAAGCTGCTCTCCCTGCGCCCCGAGGGCACCGCGTCGGCCGTGCGGGCGTTCGTGCAGCACTCGGTGCACGCCCAGAGCCCCATCACGAAGTGGTTCTACATCGGGCCCATGTACCGCCGCGAGCGGCCCGCCAAGGGGCGCCTGCGTCAGTTCCACCAGATGGGTATGGAGGTCTACGGCGACCCGGGCCCGTTCGTGGACGCCGAGATGATCGACATGGCGGTCAGCTTCCTGGCCGCGCTCGGCATCGTGGAGGTGGAGGTGCTGGTGAACTCGCTCGGCGGGGCCAACAGCCGCGCTGCGTTCCGCGAGGCGCTGCTCACGTTCCTCGAGCCCAAGCGCACGGAGCTGTGCGCGGACTGCCAGCGCCGCATGGAGAAGAACCCGCTGCGCGTGCTGGACTGCAAGGTGCCCACCTGCGCGGCCATCGCGGCGGGGGCCCCGTCGCTGCTGGACTACCTGGACGAGGCCGACCAGGAACACTTCGCCGGGCTCAAGGGTGCGCTCGACGCGCTGGGCACGCCTTACCGCGTGGACCCGTCGGTGGTGCGCGGCCTCGACTACTACACGCGCACCATCTTCGAGGTGAAGGGCCTCGGCGGCGATCTCGGCGCCCAGAACACGCTGCTGGGCGGCGGCCGCTACGACGGCATGGTCAAGAGCATGGGCGGCCCGGACGTGCCGGCCCTCGGCCTCGGCATCGGCATCGAGCGCCTGCTGCTGGCCATGCCCGAGAAGCCCTCGGCGCAGGCACCGGACGCGTTCATCGTGGCGCTGCGCCCGGAGCAGCGCACGGCAGCGCTCTTGCTGGGCAAGCAGCTGCGCGCAGCGGGCCTGCGGGTGGAGAACGACCTGCGCGGCCAGTCGCTCAAGAGCCAGATGCGCCGCTCCGACTCGCTTGGGTCCCGCTTCGCGCTGGTGCTGGGCGAGAGCGAGGTGGCCGCTGGCACGGTGCAGGTGAAGGACCTGCGCGCGTCCACGCAGGTGGAACTCCCGGTCGGCGAGGTGGCGGCGGCCATTCAAGCGGCGCTGCGCGGCTGA